The following proteins are encoded in a genomic region of Pseudorca crassidens isolate mPseCra1 chromosome 5, mPseCra1.hap1, whole genome shotgun sequence:
- the USP16 gene encoding ubiquitin carboxyl-terminal hydrolase 16 isoform X3, with product MGAVAVEPMCRHIRKGLEQGNLKKALVNVEWNICQDCKTDNKVKDKSEEETEENSSVWLCLKCGHQGCGRNSQEQHALKHYMTPRSEPHCLVLSLDNWSVWCYLCDDEVQYCNSNRLGQVVDYVRKQAGITAPKSAAKDSGNIELENKKLEKESKNEQEREKKENVAKENPSMNSTSQITVKGLSNLGNTCFFNAVMQNLSQTPVLRELLKEVKMSGTIVKIEPPDLALTEPLEINLEPPGPLTLAMSQFLNEMQETKKGIVTPRELFSQVCKKAVRFKGYQQQDSQELLRYLLDGMRAEEHQRVSKGILKAFGNSTEKLDEELKNKVKDYEKKKSVPSFVDRVFGGELTSTIMCDECRTVSLVHESFLDLSLPVLDDQSGKKSINDKNLKKTMDDEDKESEEEKDNDSYIKERNDILSGTSKHLQKKAKKQAKKQAKNQRRQQKIQGKVLHLSDIYAIDHPEGNECEVEMSLQREVDIKSNHISQEEVIHKEYCVNQKDLNGHEKMIESVTDNQKSTEEVDMKNVNMDNDLKVLASPAECTRNLNGAYMKEGSNGEVDISSGFKNLNLNAALQPDEINLEILNDDHTPGTKVYEVVNEDPETAFCTLANREAFSTDECSIQHCLYQFTRNEKLRDANKLLCEVCTRRQYSGPKANIKGEKKHVYTNAKKQMLISLAPPVLTLHLKRFQQAGFNLRKVNRHIKFPEILDLAPFCTLKCKNVAEENTRVLYSLYGVVEHSGTMRSGHYTAYAKARSANSHLSNLVLHGDILQDFEMDSTKGQWFHISDTHVQAVPTTKVLNSQAYLLFYERIL from the exons aaCCTATGTGCAGACACATTAGAAAAGGATTGGAACAAGGTAATTTGAAAAAGGCTTTAGTGAATGTGGAATGGAACATTTGCCAAGATTGTAAGACAGACaataaagtaaaagataaatCTGAAGAAGAAACGGAAGAAAATTCTTCAGTTTGGCTGTGTCTTAAATGTGGCCATCAG GGCTGCGGCAGAAATTCTCAGGAGCAGCATGCCTTGAAGCACTATATGACTCCGAGATCTGAACCTCATTGTCTGGTTCTTAGTTTGGACAACTGGAGTGTATG GTGTTACCTATGTGATGATGAGGTCCAGTATTGTAATTCAAACCGATTGGGTCAGGTGGTTGATTATGTTAGAAAACAAGCCGGTATTACAGCTCCAAAATCAG cagcaaaAGATAGTGGTAATAttgaacttgaaaataaaaaactagaaaaggagagtaaaaatgaacaagagagagaaaaaaaggaaaacgtgGCTAAAGAAAATCCTTCCATGAATTCTACTTCCCAAATAACTGTGAAAGGACTCAGTAATTTGGGAAATACATGTTTCTTCAATGCAGTTATGCAG AATTTGTCACAAACACCCGTGCTTAGAGAACtactaaaagaagtaaaaatgtctggAACAATTGTAAAAATTGAACCACCTGATTTGGCATTAACA GAACCCTTAGAAATAAACCTTGAGCCTCCAGGCCCTCTTACTTTAGCCATGAGCCAGTTTCTTAATGAGATGCAAGAGACCAAAAAGGGAATCGTGACACCTAGAGAACTCTTTTCTCAGGTCTGTAAAAA aGCAGTGCGATTTAAAGGCTATCAGCAGCAAGACAGCCAGGAGCTGCTTCGCTATTTATTGGATGGAATGAGAGCAGAAGAACATCAA agAGTGAGTAAAGGAATTCTTAAAGCATTTGGTAATTCTACTGAAAAATTGGATGAAgagctaaaaaataaagttaaag attatgaaaagaaaaaatcagtacCAAGTTTTGTGGACCGAGTATTTGGTGGTGAACTAACTAGTACAATCATGTGTGATGAATGCAGAACT GTCTCCTTGGTTCATGAATCGTTCCTTGATTTGTCTCTACCGGTTTTAGACGATCAG AGTGGTAAGAAAAgtataaatgataaaaatctgaaaaagaccATGGATGATGAAGATAAAGaaagtgaggaagaaaaagataatgaCAGTTACATAAAGGAGAGAAATGATATTCTTTCAGGAACAAGTAAGCACTtacagaaaaaagcaaagaagcaagCCAAAAAGCAAGCCAAG AACCAACGAAGGCAACAAAAAATTCAAGGAAAGGTTCTTCATTTAAGTGATATCTATGCCATTGACCATCCTGAAGGTAATGAATGTGAAGTTGAAATGTCACTTCAGCGAGAAGTGGATATTAAATCCAACCATATTTCACAAGAGGAAGTTATACATAAAGAATATTGTGTTAATCAGAAAGATTTGAATGGCCATGAAAAAATGATAGAAAGTGTAACTGACAATCAAAAATCCACAGAGGAAGTAGATATGAAAAATGTCAACATGGATAATGATCTGAAGGTTTTGGCATCTCCTGCTGAATGTACTAGGAATTTAAATGGTGCCTACATGAAGGAAGGGAGCAATGGAGAAGTGGACATTTCCAGTGGATTTAAGAACCTTAACTTGAATGCTGCTCTTCAACCTGACGAAATAAATTTAGAGATTCTGAATGACGATCATACTCCCGGGACGAAAGTATATGAGGTTGTAAACGAAGATCCAGAAACTGCTTTCTGTACTCTTGCAAACAGGGAAGCTTTCAGTACTGATGAATGTTCAATCCAACATTGTTTATATCAGTTCACCCGAAATGAGAAACTTCGAGATGCTAATAAACTGCTTTGTGAAGTGTGCACACGGAGACAATATAGTGGACCAAAGGCAAATATAAAAG GTGAGAAGAAACACGTTTACACCAATGCTAAGAAGCAGATGCTAATTTCCCTTGCTCCTCCTGTTCTCACTCTTCACTTAAAGAGATTTCAGCAG GCTGGTTTTAACCTACGCAAAGTTAACAGACACATAAAATTTCCAGAAATCTTAGATTTGGCTCCTTTTTGTACCCTTAAATGTAAG aatgttgcTGAAGAAAATACAAGGGTACTATATTCCTTATATGGAGTCGTTGAACACAGTGGTACCATGAGGTCGGGGCATTACACTGCCTATGCCAAGGCAAGATCTGCAAACAGTCATCTCTCTAATCTTGTTCTCCACGGTGATATTCTACAGG ATTTTGAAATGGACTCAACCAAAGGACAGTGGTTTCACATCAGCGACACACATGTGCAAGCTGTGCCTACAACTAAAGTACTAAATTCACAGGCTTACCTCCTATTTTATGAGAGAATACTGTAA
- the USP16 gene encoding ubiquitin carboxyl-terminal hydrolase 16 isoform X5, which yields MCRHIRKGLEQGNLKKALVNVEWNICQDCKTDNKVKDKSEEETEENSSVWLCLKCGHQGCGRNSQEQHALKHYMTPRSEPHCLVLSLDNWSVWCYLCDDEVQYCNSNRLGQVVDYVRKQAGITAPKSAAKDSGNIELENKKLEKESKNEQEREKKENVAKENPSMNSTSQITVKGLSNLGNTCFFNAVMQNLSQTPVLRELLKEVKMSGTIVKIEPPDLALTEPLEINLEPPGPLTLAMSQFLNEMQETKKGIVTPRELFSQVCKKAVRFKGYQQQDSQELLRYLLDGMRAEEHQRVSKGILKAFGNSTEKLDEELKNKVKDYEKKKSVPSFVDRVFGGELTSTIMCDECRTVSLVHESFLDLSLPVLDDQSGKKSINDKNLKKTMDDEDKESEEEKDNDSYIKERNDILSGTSKHLQKKAKKQAKKQAKNQRRQQKIQGKVLHLSDIYAIDHPEGNECEVEMSLQREVDIKSNHISQEEVIHKEYCVNQKDLNGHEKMIESVTDNQKSTEEVDMKNVNMDNDLKVLASPAECTRNLNGAYMKEGSNGEVDISSGFKNLNLNAALQPDEINLEILNDDHTPGTKVYEVVNEDPETAFCTLANREAFSTDECSIQHCLYQFTRNEKLRDANKLLCEVCTRRQYSGPKANIKGEKKHVYTNAKKQMLISLAPPVLTLHLKRFQQAGFNLRKVNRHIKFPEILDLAPFCTLKCKNVAEENTRVLYSLYGVVEHSGTMRSGHYTAYAKARSANSHLSNLVLHGDILQDFEMDSTKGQWFHISDTHVQAVPTTKVLNSQAYLLFYERIL from the exons ATGTGCAGACACATTAGAAAAGGATTGGAACAAGGTAATTTGAAAAAGGCTTTAGTGAATGTGGAATGGAACATTTGCCAAGATTGTAAGACAGACaataaagtaaaagataaatCTGAAGAAGAAACGGAAGAAAATTCTTCAGTTTGGCTGTGTCTTAAATGTGGCCATCAG GGCTGCGGCAGAAATTCTCAGGAGCAGCATGCCTTGAAGCACTATATGACTCCGAGATCTGAACCTCATTGTCTGGTTCTTAGTTTGGACAACTGGAGTGTATG GTGTTACCTATGTGATGATGAGGTCCAGTATTGTAATTCAAACCGATTGGGTCAGGTGGTTGATTATGTTAGAAAACAAGCCGGTATTACAGCTCCAAAATCAG cagcaaaAGATAGTGGTAATAttgaacttgaaaataaaaaactagaaaaggagagtaaaaatgaacaagagagagaaaaaaaggaaaacgtgGCTAAAGAAAATCCTTCCATGAATTCTACTTCCCAAATAACTGTGAAAGGACTCAGTAATTTGGGAAATACATGTTTCTTCAATGCAGTTATGCAG AATTTGTCACAAACACCCGTGCTTAGAGAACtactaaaagaagtaaaaatgtctggAACAATTGTAAAAATTGAACCACCTGATTTGGCATTAACA GAACCCTTAGAAATAAACCTTGAGCCTCCAGGCCCTCTTACTTTAGCCATGAGCCAGTTTCTTAATGAGATGCAAGAGACCAAAAAGGGAATCGTGACACCTAGAGAACTCTTTTCTCAGGTCTGTAAAAA aGCAGTGCGATTTAAAGGCTATCAGCAGCAAGACAGCCAGGAGCTGCTTCGCTATTTATTGGATGGAATGAGAGCAGAAGAACATCAA agAGTGAGTAAAGGAATTCTTAAAGCATTTGGTAATTCTACTGAAAAATTGGATGAAgagctaaaaaataaagttaaag attatgaaaagaaaaaatcagtacCAAGTTTTGTGGACCGAGTATTTGGTGGTGAACTAACTAGTACAATCATGTGTGATGAATGCAGAACT GTCTCCTTGGTTCATGAATCGTTCCTTGATTTGTCTCTACCGGTTTTAGACGATCAG AGTGGTAAGAAAAgtataaatgataaaaatctgaaaaagaccATGGATGATGAAGATAAAGaaagtgaggaagaaaaagataatgaCAGTTACATAAAGGAGAGAAATGATATTCTTTCAGGAACAAGTAAGCACTtacagaaaaaagcaaagaagcaagCCAAAAAGCAAGCCAAG AACCAACGAAGGCAACAAAAAATTCAAGGAAAGGTTCTTCATTTAAGTGATATCTATGCCATTGACCATCCTGAAGGTAATGAATGTGAAGTTGAAATGTCACTTCAGCGAGAAGTGGATATTAAATCCAACCATATTTCACAAGAGGAAGTTATACATAAAGAATATTGTGTTAATCAGAAAGATTTGAATGGCCATGAAAAAATGATAGAAAGTGTAACTGACAATCAAAAATCCACAGAGGAAGTAGATATGAAAAATGTCAACATGGATAATGATCTGAAGGTTTTGGCATCTCCTGCTGAATGTACTAGGAATTTAAATGGTGCCTACATGAAGGAAGGGAGCAATGGAGAAGTGGACATTTCCAGTGGATTTAAGAACCTTAACTTGAATGCTGCTCTTCAACCTGACGAAATAAATTTAGAGATTCTGAATGACGATCATACTCCCGGGACGAAAGTATATGAGGTTGTAAACGAAGATCCAGAAACTGCTTTCTGTACTCTTGCAAACAGGGAAGCTTTCAGTACTGATGAATGTTCAATCCAACATTGTTTATATCAGTTCACCCGAAATGAGAAACTTCGAGATGCTAATAAACTGCTTTGTGAAGTGTGCACACGGAGACAATATAGTGGACCAAAGGCAAATATAAAAG GTGAGAAGAAACACGTTTACACCAATGCTAAGAAGCAGATGCTAATTTCCCTTGCTCCTCCTGTTCTCACTCTTCACTTAAAGAGATTTCAGCAG GCTGGTTTTAACCTACGCAAAGTTAACAGACACATAAAATTTCCAGAAATCTTAGATTTGGCTCCTTTTTGTACCCTTAAATGTAAG aatgttgcTGAAGAAAATACAAGGGTACTATATTCCTTATATGGAGTCGTTGAACACAGTGGTACCATGAGGTCGGGGCATTACACTGCCTATGCCAAGGCAAGATCTGCAAACAGTCATCTCTCTAATCTTGTTCTCCACGGTGATATTCTACAGG ATTTTGAAATGGACTCAACCAAAGGACAGTGGTTTCACATCAGCGACACACATGTGCAAGCTGTGCCTACAACTAAAGTACTAAATTCACAGGCTTACCTCCTATTTTATGAGAGAATACTGTAA
- the USP16 gene encoding ubiquitin carboxyl-terminal hydrolase 16 isoform X7: MQLWALSPWGCGRNSQEQHALKHYMTPRSEPHCLVLSLDNWSVWCYLCDDEVQYCNSNRLGQVVDYVRKQAGITAPKSAAKDSGNIELENKKLEKESKNEQEREKKENVAKENPSMNSTSQITVKGLSNLGNTCFFNAVMQNLSQTPVLRELLKEVKMSGTIVKIEPPDLALTEPLEINLEPPGPLTLAMSQFLNEMQETKKGIVTPRELFSQVCKKAVRFKGYQQQDSQELLRYLLDGMRAEEHQRVSKGILKAFGNSTEKLDEELKNKVKDYEKKKSVPSFVDRVFGGELTSTIMCDECRTVSLVHESFLDLSLPVLDDQSGKKSINDKNLKKTMDDEDKESEEEKDNDSYIKERNDILSGTSKHLQKKAKKQAKKQAKNQRRQQKIQGKVLHLSDIYAIDHPEGNECEVEMSLQREVDIKSNHISQEEVIHKEYCVNQKDLNGHEKMIESVTDNQKSTEEVDMKNVNMDNDLKVLASPAECTRNLNGAYMKEGSNGEVDISSGFKNLNLNAALQPDEINLEILNDDHTPGTKVYEVVNEDPETAFCTLANREAFSTDECSIQHCLYQFTRNEKLRDANKLLCEVCTRRQYSGPKANIKGEKKHVYTNAKKQMLISLAPPVLTLHLKRFQQAGFNLRKVNRHIKFPEILDLAPFCTLKCKNVAEENTRVLYSLYGVVEHSGTMRSGHYTAYAKARSANSHLSNLVLHGDILQDFEMDSTKGQWFHISDTHVQAVPTTKVLNSQAYLLFYERIL; this comes from the exons GGCTGCGGCAGAAATTCTCAGGAGCAGCATGCCTTGAAGCACTATATGACTCCGAGATCTGAACCTCATTGTCTGGTTCTTAGTTTGGACAACTGGAGTGTATG GTGTTACCTATGTGATGATGAGGTCCAGTATTGTAATTCAAACCGATTGGGTCAGGTGGTTGATTATGTTAGAAAACAAGCCGGTATTACAGCTCCAAAATCAG cagcaaaAGATAGTGGTAATAttgaacttgaaaataaaaaactagaaaaggagagtaaaaatgaacaagagagagaaaaaaaggaaaacgtgGCTAAAGAAAATCCTTCCATGAATTCTACTTCCCAAATAACTGTGAAAGGACTCAGTAATTTGGGAAATACATGTTTCTTCAATGCAGTTATGCAG AATTTGTCACAAACACCCGTGCTTAGAGAACtactaaaagaagtaaaaatgtctggAACAATTGTAAAAATTGAACCACCTGATTTGGCATTAACA GAACCCTTAGAAATAAACCTTGAGCCTCCAGGCCCTCTTACTTTAGCCATGAGCCAGTTTCTTAATGAGATGCAAGAGACCAAAAAGGGAATCGTGACACCTAGAGAACTCTTTTCTCAGGTCTGTAAAAA aGCAGTGCGATTTAAAGGCTATCAGCAGCAAGACAGCCAGGAGCTGCTTCGCTATTTATTGGATGGAATGAGAGCAGAAGAACATCAA agAGTGAGTAAAGGAATTCTTAAAGCATTTGGTAATTCTACTGAAAAATTGGATGAAgagctaaaaaataaagttaaag attatgaaaagaaaaaatcagtacCAAGTTTTGTGGACCGAGTATTTGGTGGTGAACTAACTAGTACAATCATGTGTGATGAATGCAGAACT GTCTCCTTGGTTCATGAATCGTTCCTTGATTTGTCTCTACCGGTTTTAGACGATCAG AGTGGTAAGAAAAgtataaatgataaaaatctgaaaaagaccATGGATGATGAAGATAAAGaaagtgaggaagaaaaagataatgaCAGTTACATAAAGGAGAGAAATGATATTCTTTCAGGAACAAGTAAGCACTtacagaaaaaagcaaagaagcaagCCAAAAAGCAAGCCAAG AACCAACGAAGGCAACAAAAAATTCAAGGAAAGGTTCTTCATTTAAGTGATATCTATGCCATTGACCATCCTGAAGGTAATGAATGTGAAGTTGAAATGTCACTTCAGCGAGAAGTGGATATTAAATCCAACCATATTTCACAAGAGGAAGTTATACATAAAGAATATTGTGTTAATCAGAAAGATTTGAATGGCCATGAAAAAATGATAGAAAGTGTAACTGACAATCAAAAATCCACAGAGGAAGTAGATATGAAAAATGTCAACATGGATAATGATCTGAAGGTTTTGGCATCTCCTGCTGAATGTACTAGGAATTTAAATGGTGCCTACATGAAGGAAGGGAGCAATGGAGAAGTGGACATTTCCAGTGGATTTAAGAACCTTAACTTGAATGCTGCTCTTCAACCTGACGAAATAAATTTAGAGATTCTGAATGACGATCATACTCCCGGGACGAAAGTATATGAGGTTGTAAACGAAGATCCAGAAACTGCTTTCTGTACTCTTGCAAACAGGGAAGCTTTCAGTACTGATGAATGTTCAATCCAACATTGTTTATATCAGTTCACCCGAAATGAGAAACTTCGAGATGCTAATAAACTGCTTTGTGAAGTGTGCACACGGAGACAATATAGTGGACCAAAGGCAAATATAAAAG GTGAGAAGAAACACGTTTACACCAATGCTAAGAAGCAGATGCTAATTTCCCTTGCTCCTCCTGTTCTCACTCTTCACTTAAAGAGATTTCAGCAG GCTGGTTTTAACCTACGCAAAGTTAACAGACACATAAAATTTCCAGAAATCTTAGATTTGGCTCCTTTTTGTACCCTTAAATGTAAG aatgttgcTGAAGAAAATACAAGGGTACTATATTCCTTATATGGAGTCGTTGAACACAGTGGTACCATGAGGTCGGGGCATTACACTGCCTATGCCAAGGCAAGATCTGCAAACAGTCATCTCTCTAATCTTGTTCTCCACGGTGATATTCTACAGG ATTTTGAAATGGACTCAACCAAAGGACAGTGGTTTCACATCAGCGACACACATGTGCAAGCTGTGCCTACAACTAAAGTACTAAATTCACAGGCTTACCTCCTATTTTATGAGAGAATACTGTAA